The DNA region GCTGACCGGACCGCACGGCCGATGTCCGTGACGACCGGACCGCACGGCCGGGTCCGTTCGGTGGATCCGCAGGTCACTACCGGTCGAACCAATGCACACATGGCAACGCTTTCACGCCCCGTGTGCCGTCGGGACGGCAACGCGTCGCCTGCTGTTTCCCCACCTGCACGAGATTGACCGCGACCACGTTGATCTACGAGGCGGAGCAGGAATGGGACACCACCACCACCATCACAGCCACGATCACGCCGCGACCGGTGCTGACGTACCGGCCGCTCTCGACCTGTCGGTGCCGGACGCGGAGCTTTCCGGGCCCGAGGCGTCCCGGCGCAGCTTCCTGCGCAACGCCGGGCTGCTCGGCGCCGGTGCCGCCGCGACGGTGCTCGCCGGTGGGCACGCCGCGCACGCCGCCCCGGCCGCCGACGACGAGACCTCGGCCGGCGGCGCGTCGACCGGTGACGGCGAGTTCGTCTGGCTGGCGGGCGACCACCACATCCACACCCAGTACAGCTCCGACGCGATGTACCGGGTGGTCGACCAGGCCAAGCACGCCCGCGCGTACGGTCTGGACTGGATCGTCATCACCGACCACGGCAACGTCACCCACTCCCGGATCGGCGTGGAGAAGGTCAACCCGGACATCGTCGCCACCCGCCAGGAGATCAAGGACCTGCTGATCTACCAGGGCCTGGAGTGGAACATCCCGTCGGCCGAGCACGGCACGGTCTTCGTCCAGCCGGGGCCGAACGAGGTCGCCGTACTCAAGCAGTTCGAGACCGACTACGACGGCTCGGTGACCGGCACCAGCGGCCCGAGCCCGGAGAACGAGGCGCTCGCCATCGCCGGCATCAAGTTCCTCGGTGAGGAGGTCCGTAACCGCCGGATCGGTGGCGCGCTGTTCCTGGCCAACCACCCGTCGCGGCGCGGCGTCGACTCGCCGCACGAGATCCGCGCCTGGCGCGACGCCGACCCGACGGTGGCCGTCGGCATGGAGGGCGCGCCCGGACACCAGGCGTCCAGCCTGCCGGCACCGAACGGCCCGGGTCGCGGTCGCGGCTACTACGAGGGCAGCCCGTCGGCGGCGTCGTTCCCCGGTTACCCGCTGGAGAGCTACCGCACCTGGGGCGGGTTCGACTGGATG from Solwaraspora sp. WMMD791 includes:
- a CDS encoding PHP domain-containing protein — encoded protein: MGHHHHHHSHDHAATGADVPAALDLSVPDAELSGPEASRRSFLRNAGLLGAGAAATVLAGGHAAHAAPAADDETSAGGASTGDGEFVWLAGDHHIHTQYSSDAMYRVVDQAKHARAYGLDWIVITDHGNVTHSRIGVEKVNPDIVATRQEIKDLLIYQGLEWNIPSAEHGTVFVQPGPNEVAVLKQFETDYDGSVTGTSGPSPENEALAIAGIKFLGEEVRNRRIGGALFLANHPSRRGVDSPHEIRAWRDADPTVAVGMEGAPGHQASSLPAPNGPGRGRGYYEGSPSAASFPGYPLESYRTWGGFDWMTATVGGLWDSLLAEGKPWWISANSDSHINYLGTSMRGPNSDFNANGKYNDPVYGPLITTAGDFWPGQYSRTHVGAKAFGYRAVMDAIRAGRVWVDHGGLIRGLDMRVRRQGDQRPGAGATLGGTLKVKSGTSVVVTLDIDLATTPNWAQFVPQLARVDLIVGDVTGPVTDADTFTAPTARVAASFEVQPGRKRVSFSYPLGRVDRPMYIRVRGTDGNRSAPGLLGAAVDPAGPAMDVMGDADPWLDLWFYGNPIWVLPS